The Colletotrichum higginsianum IMI 349063 chromosome 2, whole genome shotgun sequence genome has a segment encoding these proteins:
- a CDS encoding Alpha/beta hydrolase codes for MSSKWSRQPLRLIYILLIAPPTFVASLLRNVFFSIVPRTRPNPRWSFRQSFMVQLVKTVINVQSTIRLSRPLSLLPKTEGDRFVVVTPADKRRFHGPCDDEVVKPGLVGNTWTPAPVTTQGQDHPEDLLVVLHLHGGAYVVGAGRDADMGFGVRTMLRNMPCTHVCSPQYRLSHDASGRFPAALQDAISSYAYLLHDLNIPASRIVLSGDSAGGNIVLALLRYIAKWGTEADLPWPRSALLWSPWVDVAGSQDSVGVQKRRNYSTDLLPSSFIKWGAEALTSHGPVSAKSPWISPMTGNFRSEAPIWVQTCTHELLFDENLQLVKWLREAGNDVEQYIVEDAPHDPILLGDLAGFEEEAVGCAKDAARFLERTERR; via the coding sequence ATGTCTTCCAAGTGGTCTCGACAGCCTCTGAGGCTCATCTACATCCTGCTGATCGCACCTCCCACATTTGTCGCCTCTTTGTTGAGGAATGTGTTCTTCAGCATTGTTCCTCGAACCAGGCCGAACCCCCGATGGTCCTTCCGCCAGTCTTTCATGGTCCAGCTCGTCAAGACTGTGATCAATGTCCAGTCAACCATCCGCTTGTCCCGGCCGCTTTCCTTGCTGCCCAAAACCGAAGGGGACAGATTTGTGGTCGTGACCCCAGCCGACAAACGTCGATTCCACGGCCCATgcgatgacgaggtcgtGAAGCCGGGTCTCGTCGGGAACACTTGGACGCCAGCTCCCGTCACGACCCAGGGGCAGGACCATCCGGAAGACCTCCTCGTTGTTCTGCATCTGCACGGCGGTGCTTACGTCGTGGGAGCCGGCCGCGACGCGGACATGGGCTTCGGCGTCCGGACGATGCTGCGCAACATGCCCTGCACTCACGTATGCTCGCCTCAGTACAGGCTGTCTCACGACGCCAGCGGACGCTTCCCCGCCGCTTTACAGGACGCCATCTCGTCCTACGCATACTTGCTGCACGATCTCAACATCCCGGCGTCTCGGATCGTTCTGAGCGGAGACTCGGCTGGTGGCAACATAGTGCTGGCGCTGCTGCGATATATCGCGAAATGGGGCACGGAAGCGGACCTCCCCTGGCCACGGTCGGCTCTGCTCTGGTCCCCATGGGTTGACGTCGCCGGCTCCCAAGATTCGGTCGGGGTCCAGAAACGTAGAAACTACTCCACCGACCTGCTTCCCAGTTCCTTTATCAAATGGGGCGCCGAAGCACTCACCAGCCACGGGCCTGTGTCGGCAAAATCCCCGTGGATATCGCCCATGACCGGCAATTTCAGGAGCGAGGCACCTATCTGGGTGCAGACTTGCACGCATGAGCTGCTTTTCGACGAGAACCTACAGCTTGTCAAATGGCTGAGAGAGGCTGGCAATGACGTCGAACAGTACATCGTGGAAGACGCTCCGCATGATCCCATTCTTCTGGGTGATTTGGCGGGGTTCGAGGAGGAAGCAGTCGGGTGTGCGAAGGACGCTGCAAGGTTTCTGGAGAGGACCGAACGTCGTTGA
- a CDS encoding FMN-dependent dehydrogenase produces the protein MRAALISALAAGAAATRPFINEPDTAIELSLPDLAVGALPELEKMVGIPDFEYAARNYLPARNYTYYRNGAAGEWSYRNNLEVFGRYRFRPRTMVDITNVESTLPTTILGHNFSAPIFISPAARADYGHVDAELNLMRAAGAENILYMPALFAAKTIEQIAEVKTEGQVAFQQVYLGGNDTATQIIFDRIKASGAQAIVYTIDSPADGNRHRAARFGVGSADSELTLITWDVYRKYTTMTDLPIILKGIMTVEDAEAAIENNVPAIVISNHGGRQLDGSPSALEIALEIYEKDPSIFQKIEVYADGGVRYGADVLKLLSLGVKAVGLGRPFMFANIFGQEGVEKAIQILKREVAMDAGNLGVADLKKIDSSFVKWTPNNWYS, from the exons ATGCGTGCTGCTCTCATCTCTGCCCTTGCggccggcgctgccgccaccCGCCCCTTCATCAACGAGCCCGACACGGCCATCGagctctccctccccgacctcgccgtcggtgctctccccgagctcgagaagatGGTCGGCATCCCGGACTTCGAGTACGCTGCCCGCAACTACCTGCCCGCCCGCAACTACACCTACTACCGTaacggtgccgccggcgagtGGTCGTACCGCAACAACCTCGAGGTCTTTGGCCGCTACCGCTTCCGTCCCCGTACCATGGTCGACATCACCAACGTCGAGTCCACCCTTCC CACCACCATCCTGGGACACAACTTCTCTGCCCCCATCTTCATCAGCCCGGCTGCCCGCGCCGACTACGGTCacgtcgatgccgagctcAACCTCATGAGGGCCGCTGGCGCTGAGAACATCCTCTACATGCCCGCTctcttcgccgccaagaCCATCGAGCAGATCGCCGAGGTCAAGACCGAGGGCCAGGTCGCTTTCCAGCAGGTCtacctcggcggcaacgacacCGCCACCCAGATCATCTTCGACCGCATCAAGGCCTCGGGCGCCCAGGCCATCGTCTACACCATCGACTCCCCCGCTGACGGCAACCGTCACCGTGCCGCCcgcttcggcgtcggctcCGCCGACTCGGAGCTGACCCTCATCACCTGGGACGTGTACCGCAAGTACACCACCATGACTGACCTCCCCATCATCCTCAAGGGCATCATgaccgtcgaggacgccgaggccgccatcgagaaCAACGTccccgccatcgtcatctccAACCACGGTGGCCGCCAGCTCGACGGCTCTCCCTCCGCCCTCGAGATCGCCCTCGAGATCTACGAGAAGGACCCCTCCATCTTCCAGAAGATCGAGGTCTACGCCGACGGTGGTGTCCGctacggcgccgacgtcctcAAGCTCCTTTCCCTcggcgtcaaggccgtcggtCTCGGCCGCCCCTTCATGTTCGCCAACATCTTCGGCCAGGAGGGTGTCGAGAAGGCCATCCAGATCCTCAAGCGCGAGGTCGCCATGGACGCCGGCAACCTCGGTGTCGCCGACCTGAAGAAGATCGACTCCAGCTTC GTCAAGTGGACCCCCAACAACTGGTACTCTTAA
- a CDS encoding methyltransferase domain-containing protein translates to MSSNPGNNTAQPTAANTANPVEPEVTSGNAKARLPAANQRDCLLKLVVSIFTSSTASVSDSIREYRELHGRSFTQKTEYWGPNDEQQNDALDFNHFWLTNFFDGRLFLAPIGDNPQNILDIGTGTGIWAIDFADEYPSADVIGVDISPIQPSWVPPNCRFQIDDFEKDWTFNHGFDFIHARNLEGCISDLPRLFEQCFTYTKPGGWFEILEFDIEVRSQSLGDLDEDHIFKRWHQHMLVSSVKMGKPHGNAVDRKLTKAMINAGYVDVVERKWPIPIGTWPAMPEMKRLGSCTLDFLEQSLEGFGLFLLKEILGFTYEEVQVTLAELRSALRNPKNTPLYYLHVVYGRKPEKAEGDQ, encoded by the exons ATGTCGAGCAACCCCGGAAACAACACGGCCCAGCCGACGGCGGCTAACACGGCAAACCCGGTAGAGCCGGAGGTCACGTCCGGGA ACGCGAAGGCAAGATTACCGGCTGCAAACCAGAGAGACTGTTTGCTAAAGCTTGTGGTCAGCATATTTACGTCCTCTACGGCGTCGGTCAGCGACAGTATTCGGGAGTATCGCGAACTTCATGGCCGAAGCTTCACCCAAAAGACGGAATACTGGGGGCCCAACGATGAGCAGCAAAACGATGCTTTGGACTTCAA TCATTTCTGGCTCACCAACTTCTTTGACGGCAGGCTGTTCTTGGCTCCGATTGGTGACAACCCCCAA AACATATTGGATATTGGCACCGGCACTGGTATTTGGGCCAT CGACTTTGCCGACGAGTATCCTTCGGCGGACGTCATCGGCGTTGATATCTCCCCTATCCAGCCTTCGTGGGTGCCTCCGAACTGCCGGTTTCAGATAGACGATTTCGAGAAGGACTGGACGTTCAACCACGGATTCGACTTCATCCATGCCCGCAACCTCGAAGGTTGCATTTCAGACCTGCCAAGATTGTTTGAGCAGTGCTTCACCTACACGAAGCCGGGCGGCTGGTTTGAGATCCTGGAGTTCGACATCGAGGTTCGCTCGCAAAGTCTGGGAGACCTCGATGAAGATCACATCTTCAAGAGGTGGCATCAGCACATGTTGGTCTCCTCGGTCAAGATGGGAAAGCCGCACGGCAACGCGGTTGACCGCAAACTTACAAAAGCCATGATCAATGCCGGCTACGTTGACGTGGTTGAGCGGAAGTGGCCCATTCCTATCGGGACCTGGCCCGCCATGCCTGAGATGAAGAGACTGGGGTCCTGCACATTGGACTTTCTTGAGCAATCACTTGAGGGATTCGGACTTTTTCTCCTAAAGGAAATATTGGGCTTCACCTACGAGGAGGTCCAAGTCACGCTTGCCGAGCTGAGATCGGCGCTGCGTAACCCAAAGAATACTCCACTCTACTATCT GCATGTGGTGTACGGTCGCAAGCCTGAGAAGGCGGAGGGTGACCAGTAG
- a CDS encoding Methyltransferase, producing MSNNVESAPVADPIPVDPNIEDDASDNTDAESIRTSSTASLSESIREYREIHGRTYTQKTEYWGPNDEKQNDAQDFNHYWLTDFFDGELYLAQIGANPQRVLDLGTGTGIWAIDFADKHPSAEVIGIDLSPIQPSWVPSNCKFLIDDFEKEWTWPTNYFDFVHARNLEGCFSDLPNVLQEVHDHLKPGGWFEVKEFEIMARSQTQELDDDHVFNRWYRYASEAQDKLGKPHSNALKRRFAKGLDKVGFVEIVEKKWKIPIGTWPAKPELKRLGACNLEFFDQSLEGFMLFLLKEVLGFTYEEVQLMISEVRAELRNPKNTPYYYLHAVYARRPLEDVEKSEDITAEA from the exons ATGTCCAACAATGTTGAGAGTGCCCCAGTGGCAGACCCTATCCCTGTG GATCCAAACATTGAGGATGATGCGAGTGACAACACGGACGCGGAGAG CATCCGCACATCATCAACGGCCTCGCTGAGTGAGAGCATCCGAGAGTATCGCGAGATTCACGGCCGCACGTACACACAAAAGACCGAGTACTGGGGACCCAATGACGAAAAGCAGAATGATGCTCAGGACTTCAA CCATTATTGGTTGACAGACTtcttcgacggcgagctctATCTCGCCCAAATCGGCGCCAACCCCCAG CGAGTCCTTGATCTTGGTACTGGCACTGGCATTTGGGCCATTGACTTCGCAGACAAACACCCATCCGCCGAGGTGATCGGTATCGACTTGTCCCCCATCCAGCCTTCATGGGTGCCATCCAACTGCAAGTTCCTGATCGACGATTTCGAGAAAGAATGGACATGGCCCACGAACTACTTCGACTTTGTGCATGCGCGCAATCTCGAAGGCTGTTTTTCGGACCTTCCGAATGTCCTGCAAGAGGTCCACGATCACCTGAAGCCTGGCGGCTGGTTTGAGGTGAAGGAGTTCGAGATTATGGCACGATCGCAGACTCaagagctcgacgacgaccacgtTTTCAACCGTTGGTACCGATACGCATCCGAAGCCCAGGACAAACTAGGCAAGCCTCATAGCAATGCACTCAAGAGACGATTTGCCAAGGGCTTGGATAAGGTTGGGTTTGTGGAAATCGTAGAGAAGAAGTGGAAGATTCCGATCGGAACCTGGCCAGCTAAGCCAGAGCTCAAGAGGCTTGGTGCATGCAACCTTGAGTTCTTCGACCAGTCTTTGGAAGGATTCATGCTCTTCCTTCTCAAGGAAGTCCTGGGCTTTACCTACGAAGAAGTACAGCTGATGATCAGCGAGGTCAGGGCTGAGTTGAGGAACCCGAAGAACACTCCTTACTACTATTT ACACGCCGTGTACGCCCGCAGGCccctcgaggatgtcgagaaGAGTGAAGACATCACTGCCGAGGCATAG